A genomic stretch from Vanrija pseudolonga chromosome 6, complete sequence includes:
- the SPBC21B10.07_1 gene encoding putative glycosidase, whose protein sequence is MKSAIILLPLVASLAQVATAFPFIKRAAAGPDLARANNERSGSFVHVRGQDSKRLVRRKRPHHDWETSTPCTTSTDAPSATSSASWSSDDNSSSDSSSSSSDSNPNTGGNLNASPPASGTRVSTGSAPQSTSAWQHVETISGQNFFDQQYWNFWSYPDPTHGTVNYVDGNTARSQGLISVNGQGQAIMKVDTTPQVQGGRNSVRIHSNRIWTGGMVILDAAHMPTGCGTWPAWWQNGPNWPEGGEIDILEGVNDNTNNQVSLHTGVGCTMPNNLESNQLGTMSTGNFNPYDCSSANTQNQGCGVIDRKSANSYGAGFNSAGGGVYALAWAKSGIKVWFFTRSAVPQDITSGSPNPDGWGTPVANFPSDNCNPYQFFYDQFNIFDTTLCGDWAGADSVWSQSCAASTGFGSCSDYVLNSGASFEQAYWAVNSVTYYNSTTLV, encoded by the exons atGAAGTCTGCCATCATTCTTCTCCCCCTCGTGGCTTCGCTGGCGCAGGTCGCCACAGCCTTCCCCTTCATCAAGCGTGCCGCTGCGGGGCcggacctcgcgcgcgccaacaACGAGCGCTCCGGTAGCTTTGTCCACGTTCGTGGACAGGACAGCAAGCGCCTCGTGCGCCGCAAGCGTCCTCACCACGACTGGGAGACGTCGACCCCTTGCACGACTTCCACCGATGCtccctcggcgacctcgtccgcctcgtgGTCCTCGGATGACAACAGCAGCAGtgactcgtcctcgtcgtcttccgaCTCGAACCCCAACACTGGCGGCAACCTCAACGCTTCTCCCCCTGCCTCGGGCACCCGTGTCTCGACCGGCTCGGCTCCTCAGAGTACCTCGGCCTGGCAGCACGTTGAGACCATCTCCGGCCAGAACTTCTTCGACCAGCAGTACTGGAACTTCTGGAGCTACCCTGACCCCACCCACGGCACTGTCAACTATGTTGACGGTAACACTGCTCGCAGCCAGGGTCTCATCTCCGTCAACGGCCAGGGCCAGGCTATCATGAAGGTCGACACCACCCCGCAGGTCCAGGGTGGTCGCAACTCGGTCCGCATCCACAGCAACCGCATCTGGACTGGCGGCATGGTCATTCTCGACGCTGCCCACATGCCTACCGGCTGTGGCACCTGGCCTGCTTGGTGGCAGAACGGCCCCAACTGGCCCGAGGGTGGAGAGATTGACATCCTCGAGGGTGTCAACGACAACACCAACAACCAGGTCTCGCTCCACACTGGCGTTGGCTGCACCATGCCCAACAACCTCGAGTCGAACCAGCTTGGCACAATGTCCACGGGTAATTTTAACCCCTACGACTGCTCGTCTGCCAACACTCAGAACCAGGGATGCGGTGTCATTGATCGCAAGAGCGCCAACTCGTACGGTGCTGGATTCAACTCGGCTGGTGGCGGTGTTTACGCCCTGGCTTGGGCTAAGTCTGGCATCAAGGTTTGGTTCTTTACCCGCTCTGCCGTTCCTCAGGACATCACCTCGGGCAGCCCTAACCCCGACGGCTGGGGAACCCCCGTTGCCAACTTCCCCTCGGACAACTGCAACCCGTACCAGTTCTTCTACGACCAGTTCAACATCTTTGACACGACCCTCTGCGGTGACTGGGCCG GTGCCGACTCGGTCTGGTCCCAGAGCTGTGCCGCGAGCACTGGCTTCGGCTCGTGCTCCGACTACGTTCTCAACTCTGGAGCTTCGTTTGAGCAGGCGTACTGGGCCGTCAACTCGGTTACT TACTACAACTCGACGACTCTTGTTTAA
- the tma20 gene encoding Translation machinery-associated protein 20: MFKKFSPKEDVSSSTSLKSSVQRNIRNNLLEQLPLLTKPAYREGKALEPAPAEPAPVAAPEPVAAPEPEEDEGKGKKGGKGKGGGGGKKGGKGKGGKKDKEEEAEPAAAEDEGEALLIDEIWPKKEALGLTKCHDRISIYTVNQVPLFFNHFDGPFVPTLRLLHRYPDLLPHVRVDRGAIKFLLAGANMMAPGFLSAGGYLPDGLEKDAIVAIHAEGKEHATGIGKMTMSSDEIRKTGKGIAVEVICWIGDDLWKVHTIGL; encoded by the exons ATGTTCAAGAa GTTCAGCCCAAAAGAGGacgtgtcctcgtcgacctcgctcaAGTCGAGCGTGCAGCGCAACATCCGCAACaacctgctcgagcagctgccTCTGCTCACCAAGCCAGCGTACAGGGAAGGCAAGGCATTGGAGCCCGCGCCTGCTGAGCCTGCTCCCGTCGCGGCACCTGAGCctgtcgccgcgcccgagccggaggaggacgagggcaagggcaagaagggaggcaagggcaagggcggcggcggtggcaagaagggcggcaagggcaagggaggcaagaaggacaaggaggaggaggccgagcccgcagctgccgaggacgagggcgaggcgctgctcATCGACGAGATCTGGCCCAAGAAGGAGGCTCTGGGTCTGACCaagtg CCACGACAGGATAAGCATCTACACTGTCAACCAGGTGCCGCTCTTCTTCAACCACTTTGACGGGCCGTTTGTCCCcacgctgcgcctgctgcaCCGGTACCCGGACCTGCTGCCGCATGTGCGCGTGGACCGCGGCGCGATCAAGTTCCTGCTGGCCGGCGCGAACATGATGGCGCCCGGCTTCCTCTCGGCGGGCGGATACCTGCCCGACGGGCTGGAGAAGGACGCCATCGTCGCCAtccacgccgagggcaaggagcacGCCACGGGTATCGGCAAGATGACCATGAGCTCGGACGAGATCCGCAAGACGGGCAAGGGTAttgccgtcgaggtcatCTGCTGGATTGG CGACGACCTGTGGAAGGTGCACACTATCGGCCTTTAG